The stretch of DNA ATCAGGGCCGCTCAGGGGTCTCCCCCCCCAATGGCATACGAGGGGGGTGTGAGGGGCGTTTATCCGGAAACCACCGAGGAGTTGCCTCACCTTTTCCCGTATCGGTTCCATCAAGGGGGAGTGCAGGGGGGCGTTAAAGGTTAGATGCTGAGCGGAGATGGCCCCCCTTTTTAAGGCCAACTCCAGCCCTCTCTTCACAGAGGGCACCTCCCCGGAGATAACGAAATGTCGAGAGGCATTCAAGTTGGCCACATAGAGGCCATCATCTACATCTTGACATATCCCATCCATCTCCTCTCTGCCAAGACCTATCACCGTGGCCATCCCTCCTGGCCTCTTCCTCCCCATCTCCTCTAAGACGATACCTATTCCCTTAACCATCTCCAGGCCGTCCTCAAAGGTCATGGCCCCTGCTGCCGCCAAGGCAGCGTAGATACCCATGCTGTGCTCGGTGATAAGATCCCACCTCCCCCCTCCCCGGCGATATCGGTCAAAGGAGACCATGCTCAACAGATAGCTGGCCACCTGTAATTTGAGGTTTAGGCAGTCGTTCTCCTTCCTTTTTGGGAAGGAAAAGGAGGGGAGGTGAAAACCGATCTTCTCCCGGGTCTTTTTTAAAAAAGGGTGGGGGAGACTATAATCTCCCCCCCTTTGTTCGCCTACCCCCTCGGGCACCCTCTGAAGCTGGCCAGGGAAACAGAGGGCACTCCTGCCCTGATTACAGTGAACCATCAGCTGTTGATAGCTTTTCCCCCTGGTTCTCCACGATATATTGGGCAATGGTCCTTACCGACTGAAATACCTTCCTGCCCACCTCAGCATCAGGGATGCTCACCCCATACTCCTTTTCCAAACCGATGACCAGCTCCAGGGCATCGATGGAGTCGAGTCCCAACCCCTCGCCGAACAGAGGAGCATCAGTATCAATGTCCTCTATTGCTATCTCCTCCAATTTGAGCCTCTCGATGATCAGCCTCTTCACATGCGTGATCAGGTCCACGGTGACCTCCATTATCTTCCTTATCTCTACCTCCTTACGGTTGGCACTAACTGTATAAAAATAGCAACAAGGTCAGGATATTTCAATCTGTCCTTCGTCTCCTTATACTTTAGAAACGATCTCTGAGGAGGAAAAATAGAAGTATGACTCTGTTGGCGCTTACCAGCAAAAGGCGGATTCTTTCCCCACACTGAAACCACTGAATAAAGGCTTAGAGGGGCTTAAGGAGCATGCTCCCTTATATCTACCGAGAACCCCATCCCTTTGAGCTGTGAAGTCAACGGGGAGATATCCTCTGCATCCAGGTGAAGAATAAGATCAGTTTCCTCGGCCTCAGGGGACTTTAGGGAACAGAAGGTCTTTACCTTGATGCCAGACTTGGACACGGATTCGATCACCTTTTGCATCTGTTCGGGTTCTCCAGCCCCATGGATAATGATCCGCTTGCCAGCTTCACCTATCCCAAGGAGGGGATTCAATATTTTGTAAAAGATGTCGTTGGTAGTCAATATCCCTACAACCCTGTCTCCTTCCACGATCACCAAACAACCGACTTTGTTGCCCTGGGCTATTGCTACAGCCTGTTCCACAGCGATGTCCGGCGAGACCGTTATCACATCCTTCTTCATGATCTCCTTTACGGTCAACTTTGACAGAAGATATTGAAGCTCTCCTCGGCTCAAAGAGGTGGCTGACGAGGGAGAAGACCTTAAAAGGTTATCTTTGGTCACCAGTCCCACCAGTTTTCCCTTGTCAACCACTGGCAGACGCTCGAATCTATGGAACTCCAGAATCCGCTCGGCCTCCAAAACTGGCGTATTACTGGGGATGGTAACAACATTAGAGGTCATTACATCACGAACTAACATTTTTTACCTCCTCCATATATAAATTGATTTTTGATTACCAGATATTTAAAGGGGTGTCAATAAAAATCTTCAATACCTCTCTTGGATGGACATAGATATTACACAGCAACTTGTCTCATGGCGGTTTAGGTTGACATCCAAAAAAGTAGGTGTATCTTTGAAGCAAAAAATATTTTGATACCTGAATACAGAGGGAAATATGAAAGGAGACCTTATAAGTCAAGCTGATTTTAAATACCTCCAGGAAATAGTAGGAAAGGAATGGGTCTC from Deltaproteobacteria bacterium encodes:
- a CDS encoding acyl carrier protein; the protein is MEVTVDLITHVKRLIIERLKLEEIAIEDIDTDAPLFGEGLGLDSIDALELVIGLEKEYGVSIPDAEVGRKVFQSVRTIAQYIVENQGEKLSTADGSL
- a CDS encoding CBS domain-containing protein, with the translated sequence MLVRDVMTSNVVTIPSNTPVLEAERILEFHRFERLPVVDKGKLVGLVTKDNLLRSSPSSATSLSRGELQYLLSKLTVKEIMKKDVITVSPDIAVEQAVAIAQGNKVGCLVIVEGDRVVGILTTNDIFYKILNPLLGIGEAGKRIIIHGAGEPEQMQKVIESVSKSGIKVKTFCSLKSPEAEETDLILHLDAEDISPLTSQLKGMGFSVDIREHAP
- a CDS encoding ACP S-malonyltransferase translates to MVHCNQGRSALCFPGQLQRVPEGVGEQRGGDYSLPHPFLKKTREKIGFHLPSFSFPKRKENDCLNLKLQVASYLLSMVSFDRYRRGGGRWDLITEHSMGIYAALAAAGAMTFEDGLEMVKGIGIVLEEMGRKRPGGMATVIGLGREEMDGICQDVDDGLYVANLNASRHFVISGEVPSVKRGLELALKRGAISAQHLTFNAPLHSPLMEPIREKVRQLLGGFRINAPHTPLVCHWGGRPLSGPDEIREFLVEELCRPVDWEGCVRSLLAQGVTHFVEVGPSDTLTKLIRWIDRDVKAVSYGVRDVI